Proteins from a genomic interval of Chryseobacterium indologenes:
- a CDS encoding helix-turn-helix transcriptional regulator, which yields MQNVKQEYREHRIPATQEFENVFTHFYFAENGSEHPVTKTLLPTYQTILLFCFGEQVSMSTHEKTIITVDECMVFGPVRQSFDYTLPSKTSILVANFKDDAFYRFFGKGAIESHVVQHPDDLLKENCFANLWYQLTTLQSPEEQVNFILNFCRPYLRARDQTSLLLSNFEQDHLNPVKTIAEQIQQTERNIQHKQKKQFGYSLKEINRYLRFLKAIRLIEEESAGPTKISWFNIIDQCGYYDQSQLIHDFKHFLHISPAKYLKFQQDICNPKSE from the coding sequence ATGCAGAATGTAAAACAGGAATATCGTGAACACAGAATTCCCGCAACGCAGGAATTTGAAAATGTGTTTACCCATTTTTACTTCGCCGAAAACGGTTCTGAACATCCTGTGACCAAAACCCTGCTTCCTACTTATCAGACGATTCTCTTGTTCTGTTTCGGAGAACAGGTTTCTATGTCTACCCATGAAAAAACAATAATCACAGTAGACGAATGTATGGTTTTCGGACCTGTGAGACAGTCTTTTGACTATACCCTGCCTTCAAAAACATCTATTCTGGTGGCCAATTTTAAAGACGACGCTTTCTACCGTTTTTTTGGCAAAGGGGCAATTGAATCCCATGTTGTACAACATCCTGATGATTTACTGAAAGAAAATTGTTTCGCCAACCTCTGGTATCAGCTTACTACCCTACAATCACCTGAAGAACAGGTTAACTTTATTTTGAATTTCTGCAGGCCTTACTTACGTGCTCGGGACCAGACAAGCCTGTTACTGAGTAATTTTGAACAGGACCACCTTAATCCTGTGAAAACGATTGCTGAACAAATCCAGCAGACAGAAAGGAATATTCAGCACAAGCAGAAAAAACAGTTCGGATATTCTTTGAAAGAAATCAATCGCTACCTCAGGTTTCTGAAAGCTATCCGACTGATAGAAGAGGAAAGTGCCGGACCAACCAAAATAAGCTGGTTCAATATTATAGACCAGTGTGGATACTACGACCAGAGCCAGCTCATCCACGATTTTAAGCACTTTTTACACATATCGCCGGCCAAGTATCTGAAGTTCCAACAGGATATATGCAACCCGAAATCTGAATAA
- a CDS encoding fibronectin type III domain-containing protein: MKKLFTVLFCSLLGITVFSQWTPTDYRRGDKLGSNNIRNYYKLDLDKIKSQLKNAQEMGPNAKPVEILLPTMGGKIERFAVYSFPVMTKQFADQYQLGSYVGASLDDPTKYLRFSVAPNDFQSMIIQDGKYEFIDPVNADKTVYGLHPKTKKNENGFLCSTEENAISQSQIKELLKDGQSFANQSNSFSRSSDKKYRTMRLAMSVTGEYTQYFGGVANAIAQINATITRVNAVFEKDFALHLNVLSYPALIFDNPATDPYATVTNPLSPPGSWNTSLQSQLTANVGNDNYDIGHLFGASGGGGNAGCIGCVCLEPGNPNLGPNDIGKGAGITSPATGTVNSSSTFPPSGDTFDIDYVAHEMGHQLGANHTFSHNLEGYSVNMEPGSGSTIMGYAGITNQSAPAGTTTDVQLHSDPYFHIASIKQVQANLIAKNCDVETAITNNPPVIAALPTYNIPLGTAFVLTASATDAENDPLTYTWEEIDNAGTRINSGNIGTTSTGGSFRSVAPSASPTRYFPKLSSVMSGVLNNSNNQWESVSMVPRTTKFSVTVRDNNPAPDQQQTQFAEQTVIVGSDGPFKINTLYANNSVPTAIEWDVANTAAAPYNVANVKIDYTTDNGTTWTVLSDSTPNDGSENYTFPSSLNGQTIKLRISAIGNIFYAVKSVMVTTLAPCDGNAPTNLVVTNITTHSADVTWQPVTGATYKLRYKKASDVTWTEISLTSPNATLNTLEDGATYEVQVATVCSGTTGTYSPSANFTTLTLTYCTSQANNINDEYIANVTVANINNTSTGSAYTNYTNNPALQINVVRGTTYPISVTVGNPDLDAVAAWIDFNRNGIFDDSEKILNFPVGAITGPVTGSFTVPQSAVTGLPLRMRIKLTYGGQSNVGGSLINACGTVSYGEVEDYSVVAASSNLGTSDLVKNNTIQLYPNPASDVLNITKVSDKATYKIYSAAGQLLNTGSINDGKINISSLIKGGYVITIDDKGKDVFKSKFIKK, translated from the coding sequence ATGAAAAAATTATTTACTGTCTTATTCTGTAGTTTACTAGGAATCACTGTTTTTTCACAGTGGACTCCTACTGATTATAGAAGAGGAGACAAATTAGGATCGAATAATATCCGAAATTATTACAAACTGGATTTGGATAAAATAAAATCACAGTTGAAAAATGCCCAGGAAATGGGTCCGAATGCAAAACCTGTGGAAATTTTGCTCCCAACTATGGGCGGAAAGATAGAAAGGTTTGCAGTGTACAGTTTTCCAGTTATGACAAAACAATTTGCTGATCAATATCAGTTAGGATCTTATGTCGGAGCTAGTTTGGACGATCCTACCAAATACTTGAGATTTTCTGTTGCTCCTAATGATTTTCAATCGATGATTATTCAGGATGGGAAGTATGAATTTATTGATCCGGTAAATGCTGATAAAACAGTGTATGGACTACATCCCAAAACAAAAAAGAATGAAAACGGATTTTTATGCTCAACAGAAGAGAATGCAATATCACAAAGCCAGATTAAAGAATTGTTGAAAGACGGACAATCATTTGCTAACCAGTCAAATTCGTTTTCCAGGTCGTCTGATAAAAAATACAGAACCATGAGACTGGCAATGTCAGTTACGGGAGAATATACGCAGTATTTTGGAGGAGTTGCTAATGCTATTGCACAAATTAATGCAACAATAACCAGAGTAAATGCTGTTTTTGAAAAAGATTTTGCACTCCATTTAAATGTTTTGAGCTATCCTGCTCTTATTTTTGATAATCCTGCTACGGATCCGTATGCAACGGTTACTAATCCCCTGTCTCCTCCTGGTTCATGGAATACATCACTACAAAGCCAGCTTACAGCGAACGTAGGAAATGATAATTATGATATAGGTCACCTGTTTGGAGCTTCCGGAGGAGGAGGAAATGCAGGATGTATCGGGTGTGTATGTTTAGAACCCGGCAATCCAAATTTGGGACCTAATGATATAGGAAAAGGGGCTGGAATTACTTCTCCTGCTACAGGAACAGTAAATTCCTCTTCTACATTCCCTCCTTCAGGAGATACTTTTGATATCGATTATGTAGCCCATGAAATGGGGCATCAGTTAGGGGCAAACCATACTTTTTCACATAATTTAGAAGGTTATAGTGTTAACATGGAGCCCGGTTCCGGATCTACAATTATGGGATATGCAGGTATTACAAACCAAAGTGCTCCTGCAGGTACCACAACAGATGTACAGCTTCATTCGGATCCTTATTTCCATATTGCAAGTATTAAGCAGGTTCAGGCCAACTTAATTGCAAAAAATTGTGATGTAGAAACTGCAATAACAAATAACCCACCTGTTATAGCTGCATTACCAACCTATAATATTCCTTTAGGAACTGCATTTGTATTAACAGCTTCTGCTACTGATGCGGAGAATGATCCGTTAACATATACCTGGGAGGAGATAGATAATGCAGGTACAAGGATTAACAGTGGTAATATAGGGACAACTTCTACAGGAGGTTCGTTTAGATCTGTTGCCCCTTCTGCCAGCCCAACCAGATATTTCCCGAAGTTGTCATCAGTAATGTCCGGAGTTTTAAATAATTCAAATAACCAATGGGAGTCCGTTTCTATGGTACCGAGAACCACAAAATTCTCTGTAACAGTGCGAGATAATAATCCCGCACCCGATCAGCAGCAGACTCAGTTTGCAGAGCAAACAGTTATTGTCGGAAGTGACGGACCATTTAAAATCAATACTTTATATGCTAATAACAGTGTTCCTACTGCAATAGAATGGGATGTAGCCAATACTGCAGCAGCTCCGTATAATGTAGCCAATGTAAAGATAGATTATACAACAGATAACGGAACAACATGGACTGTATTATCAGATTCCACACCAAATGACGGTTCTGAAAACTATACTTTTCCATCTTCTTTGAACGGACAGACCATTAAACTAAGAATTTCTGCAATAGGAAATATATTTTACGCAGTTAAATCAGTAATGGTTACTACGCTTGCTCCTTGTGACGGGAATGCACCTACCAATTTGGTTGTGACAAATATTACAACGCATTCAGCTGATGTTACCTGGCAGCCGGTTACAGGAGCAACATATAAACTTCGTTACAAAAAAGCTAGCGATGTTACCTGGACTGAAATAAGTTTAACTTCACCTAATGCCACATTAAATACTTTAGAGGACGGTGCTACGTATGAAGTACAGGTCGCTACGGTATGTAGTGGAACAACCGGAACTTATTCTCCATCTGCAAACTTTACAACACTAACTTTAACTTATTGTACATCTCAGGCAAATAATATAAATGATGAGTATATTGCTAACGTTACAGTTGCAAATATCAATAATACCTCTACCGGAAGTGCTTATACTAATTATACAAACAATCCTGCTCTTCAGATTAATGTAGTAAGAGGTACAACGTATCCAATTTCAGTAACCGTAGGAAATCCGGATCTTGATGCAGTGGCTGCCTGGATCGATTTTAATAGAAACGGTATATTTGATGACTCTGAAAAAATTCTTAACTTTCCAGTTGGCGCGATAACAGGCCCTGTTACCGGCTCATTTACTGTTCCTCAATCCGCTGTGACCGGTCTGCCTTTGAGAATGAGAATTAAGTTAACGTATGGAGGGCAGTCTAATGTAGGTGGTTCGCTGATAAATGCTTGTGGAACAGTTAGCTATGGGGAGGTTGAAGACTATAGTGTTGTGGCCGCTTCATCTAATTTAGGAACATCAGACTTGGTTAAAAATAATACTATCCAATTATATCCTAACCCGGCAAGTGATGTATTAAATATTACGAAAGTTTCTGATAAAGCAACCTATAAGATTTATAGTGCAGCTGGTCAGCTACTGAATACCGGAAGTATCAATGACGGAAAAATTAATATTTCTTCTTTGATAAAAGGGGGATATGTAATTACAATTGATGACAAAGGAAAAGATGTATTTAAATCTAAATTCATCAAGAAATAA
- a CDS encoding NAD(P)H-dependent oxidoreductase, producing MKHLIIYVHPNENSLNHSLLSHVKEILSSGNNEVKIRDLYALHFDPVLSLQDMQGWHAREVSEDVQREQEHILWADQITFIYPIWWTGLPAVMKGYFDRVFSYGFAYRYDQGIQKGLLKGKKAVIINTHGKSHEEYQQSGMDNALALTSDLGIFKYSGLEIIRHFFFDKADKASSENIKHWKMQISNAYYPSLLNAE from the coding sequence ATGAAACACTTAATCATCTACGTACACCCGAATGAAAACAGCCTAAATCACAGTTTATTAAGCCATGTCAAAGAAATCCTCAGTTCAGGAAATAATGAGGTAAAGATCAGGGATTTGTATGCCCTTCATTTTGACCCTGTTCTTTCTCTGCAGGATATGCAGGGCTGGCATGCAAGAGAAGTTTCGGAGGATGTACAACGGGAACAGGAACATATTTTATGGGCAGATCAGATTACATTTATTTACCCTATCTGGTGGACGGGTTTACCGGCTGTGATGAAGGGCTATTTTGACCGTGTCTTCAGTTATGGTTTTGCCTATCGGTACGACCAGGGAATACAAAAAGGACTTTTAAAAGGGAAAAAAGCGGTTATTATCAATACTCACGGGAAATCCCATGAGGAATATCAGCAATCAGGTATGGATAATGCTTTGGCACTGACTTCAGATCTTGGAATTTTTAAATATTCGGGGCTGGAAATCATCCGTCACTTCTTTTTCGACAAAGCAGATAAAGCATCATCTGAAAATATCAAACATTGGAAAATGCAGATTTCAAATGCTTATTATCCCTCTTTACTGAACGCTGAATAA
- a CDS encoding tyrosine--tRNA ligase: MINTLQENVAIILPEKGLEEKLLQAQSENRKLSIKLGFDPTAPDLHLGHAVVLKKLKQFQDLGHQIIIVVGSFTARIGDPTGKNKARKPLSPEDVQHNAQTYINQLSKVIDVEKTKIAFNSEWLDALDFSEVIQLLSKVTVAQLMHRNDFNKRFTENTPIGMHELVYPILQGFDSVKIECDIEMGGTDQLFNCTMGRQLQEVHRMPAQIVMCMPLLRGLDGKEKMSKSLNNIIGLTDEPNEMFGKTMSIPDALIDEFIDLTTDFPLEEKAALKSKIENGENPMAIKKLIAKNIVRQYHDETSAEDAEAFFMNQFQNKNFENKAYEAISIHNLSHVGNKMIAVDLCHQLKSDLSKSAVRRLIESGGIQINTIKITDPNEEIELFPHMKIKIGKRAFYELV; encoded by the coding sequence ATGATCAACACATTACAGGAAAACGTGGCCATTATCCTGCCTGAAAAAGGCTTGGAAGAAAAATTACTGCAGGCCCAGTCAGAAAACAGAAAATTATCTATCAAACTTGGCTTTGACCCGACTGCCCCTGATTTGCACCTCGGGCACGCAGTCGTACTCAAAAAGCTAAAACAGTTCCAAGACCTGGGACATCAGATCATTATCGTCGTAGGAAGCTTTACCGCCAGAATTGGTGATCCTACAGGAAAAAATAAAGCCAGAAAACCCTTAAGCCCCGAAGATGTACAGCATAATGCCCAAACTTATATCAACCAGCTTTCCAAGGTTATAGACGTAGAAAAAACAAAAATTGCATTTAACTCTGAATGGCTGGATGCTCTTGATTTTTCGGAAGTTATCCAGCTTTTATCGAAAGTAACGGTGGCACAGCTGATGCACCGTAATGATTTTAATAAAAGATTTACCGAAAACACTCCTATCGGAATGCACGAACTTGTTTATCCTATCCTGCAGGGCTTTGACTCTGTAAAAATTGAATGTGATATTGAGATGGGAGGCACCGATCAGTTATTTAACTGTACCATGGGAAGACAACTGCAGGAAGTTCACCGCATGCCCGCTCAGATCGTTATGTGCATGCCCCTGTTGCGAGGTCTTGACGGAAAGGAAAAAATGAGTAAATCACTTAATAATATCATCGGACTGACTGATGAACCCAATGAAATGTTTGGAAAAACAATGTCTATTCCCGATGCATTAATTGATGAATTCATTGATCTTACCACCGACTTTCCCTTGGAAGAAAAAGCAGCATTGAAGTCAAAAATAGAAAATGGGGAAAACCCGATGGCTATCAAAAAACTCATTGCTAAAAATATTGTCCGACAATACCACGATGAAACTTCAGCAGAAGATGCAGAGGCATTTTTCATGAATCAGTTTCAGAATAAAAATTTTGAAAATAAGGCTTATGAAGCTATTTCAATCCACAATTTATCCCATGTCGGAAATAAAATGATTGCTGTCGACCTTTGTCATCAATTAAAAAGTGACCTCAGCAAATCTGCCGTTAGACGACTCATCGAAAGTGGAGGAATTCAGATCAATACTATAAAAATAACAGATCCGAATGAAGAAATAGAGCTTTTTCCCCACATGAAAATAAAAATCGGGAAAAGAGCGTTTTATGAACTTGTATAA
- a CDS encoding GNAT family N-acetyltransferase, which translates to MDIELTYKKATENDIDYLFDLRTKTMVPHYEESNLPTDRETTLQRILYEFDKAYIIFMDHHRVGLLKVNETAEKTEVLQLQIGPEFQGRGLGGKILKNILDDAAQKGKIVWLSVLKTNKAQHLYTSLGFKVVGEDEHSFLWKLKSVDLKVKTER; encoded by the coding sequence ATGGATATTGAACTTACTTACAAAAAAGCAACAGAAAACGATATTGATTATCTTTTTGATCTGAGAACAAAAACGATGGTTCCGCATTATGAAGAATCTAATCTTCCGACTGACCGTGAAACTACCCTTCAGAGAATTCTTTATGAGTTTGATAAAGCATACATTATCTTCATGGATCATCATCGTGTCGGATTATTAAAAGTCAATGAAACTGCTGAAAAGACAGAAGTTCTGCAGCTTCAGATAGGGCCGGAATTTCAGGGCCGTGGATTGGGTGGAAAAATATTAAAAAATATCCTTGATGATGCTGCCCAAAAAGGCAAGATCGTATGGCTGAGTGTTTTAAAAACAAACAAAGCACAACATCTTTATACCAGCCTTGGCTTTAAGGTCGTAGGTGAAGATGAGCACTCTTTTTTATGGAAGCTAAAAAGCGTTGATCTTAAGGTGAAAACGGAAAGGTGA
- a CDS encoding kinase, whose product MKKTIRVVSILDATQSYEYVDEKPIQGGVKDVYFSPERDYVVAFYRNPLEEGQKERIRRIVSTYLQSIQNGNASGYFLNEIFRWPYDIVEKNKLTGIVVPIYPQKFFFAKGYIGSDNIRGEDKVGKWFTAPMFRNQQYPLRLDPSELGDWLSYFQISINFSRGVKKLHQMGLAHSDLSYNNILVDPVTKSACIIDIDGLVVPKLFPPEVIGTADFIAPEVLKTKHLGLQDPQRFHPNQKTDLHALAVLIYMYLLRRHPLRGGKIWDLDPEKDELLSMGEKAQFVEDPENTTNQVKADHLRKWDAFWGDPEKIPHSVTGPYISDLFRKAFVDGLHDPIRRPTANEWETALLKTVDLIQPCRNPACTEKWYVFDNTAHPKCPFCGTLHQGTLPVLDLYFKFDDEVWKPENHRLMVYHNQYVFKWHVSRKIIRNENLTMQDKMPVGYFTFHQGKWVLVNQSLQGMKDITEQKEILPGSMVELTDGKKILLSAEEGGRLMYVTMVNGMNG is encoded by the coding sequence ATGAAAAAGACCATACGAGTTGTCTCTATCCTGGATGCAACCCAATCCTATGAGTATGTAGATGAAAAGCCCATTCAGGGAGGTGTGAAGGATGTCTATTTTTCTCCGGAAAGAGATTATGTAGTCGCTTTTTACCGGAATCCTCTGGAGGAAGGCCAGAAGGAGCGGATCAGAAGAATTGTTTCCACTTACCTGCAAAGCATACAAAACGGCAATGCTTCCGGCTATTTTCTCAATGAAATTTTCAGATGGCCCTATGATATTGTGGAAAAAAATAAGCTCACGGGAATTGTCGTTCCTATTTATCCTCAGAAATTTTTCTTTGCCAAAGGATACATCGGTTCAGATAATATCCGGGGAGAAGATAAAGTAGGAAAGTGGTTTACGGCTCCAATGTTCAGAAATCAGCAATATCCGTTGAGGCTTGATCCTTCTGAGCTGGGGGACTGGCTCAGCTATTTTCAGATTTCCATCAACTTCAGTCGCGGCGTTAAAAAACTCCATCAGATGGGATTGGCCCATTCCGATTTGTCATACAATAATATTTTGGTGGATCCGGTTACCAAATCTGCATGTATCATTGATATTGACGGCCTCGTTGTTCCAAAATTATTTCCTCCCGAAGTCATCGGGACAGCTGATTTTATCGCTCCTGAAGTTTTAAAAACAAAACACCTGGGATTACAGGACCCTCAACGGTTTCATCCCAACCAAAAAACAGACCTGCACGCCCTTGCAGTGCTGATTTACATGTATCTGCTGAGACGACATCCTCTGCGTGGCGGTAAAATATGGGATCTTGATCCGGAAAAAGACGAACTTCTCTCTATGGGCGAAAAAGCCCAGTTTGTAGAAGATCCGGAAAATACCACCAATCAGGTAAAAGCTGATCATTTGAGGAAATGGGATGCTTTCTGGGGAGATCCTGAAAAGATTCCCCATTCGGTTACAGGTCCTTATATTTCCGATTTATTCAGGAAAGCATTTGTAGACGGTTTACATGATCCGATCCGACGCCCCACGGCTAATGAATGGGAGACCGCCTTGCTGAAAACCGTAGATCTCATACAGCCTTGCAGGAATCCCGCTTGTACGGAAAAATGGTATGTCTTCGATAATACGGCTCATCCTAAGTGCCCTTTCTGTGGTACTCTTCATCAGGGAACACTTCCGGTGCTGGATCTCTATTTTAAATTTGATGATGAGGTATGGAAACCGGAAAATCACAGGCTGATGGTGTATCACAATCAATATGTATTCAAGTGGCATGTTTCCAGGAAAATAATCCGCAATGAGAACCTGACCATGCAGGATAAAATGCCGGTGGGATATTTCACATTCCATCAGGGAAAATGGGTACTCGTTAATCAAAGCTTACAGGGAATGAAAGATATCACGGAACAGAAGGAGATCCTTCCGGGTTCCATGGTAGAGCTCACCGATGGTAAAAAAATATTACTTTCCGCTGAAGAAGGAGGAAGGCTGATGTATGTGACGATGGTAAACGGAATGAATGGATAG
- a CDS encoding protein phosphatase 2C domain-containing protein, with translation MEKSVIDRKKEEFKEVYWVLKNANSDQFYEFIFDMEDFPDIRIKNIDNLKETGLLFENDRLSGVPAAANVHHLDIQFFHTADPHTVEIKKVQLLINANPKDLWKNIPSDIHDEFYKPDEDSYKGKFSDKRIVVVSKRGRSHAHEGNFREDDFAVRNLPADWNIISVADGAGSAKLARKGSEIATESINRFFDSTTILHKIEENIRLHYSTDYSPQVQYEAHQNIVRILYEGVLNTHNTLETWSSEHDFSLSDLNTTLIFALVKKFSFGYVIMSFGVGDCPVNLIDSDFSDVKLLNPMDVGEFSGGTRFITMKEIFNDQIVSRFEMTRVDDFAYLVLMTDGIYDPKFATENKLEDPESWKAFFNDLNGNNDDRRKVDFTNDKEIDQQLLHWGDFWSRGNHDDRTLGIIY, from the coding sequence ATGGAGAAATCTGTTATTGATAGGAAGAAAGAAGAGTTTAAAGAAGTATATTGGGTCTTGAAAAATGCGAATTCAGATCAATTTTATGAGTTCATTTTCGACATGGAGGACTTTCCGGATATCAGGATTAAAAATATAGATAACCTCAAAGAAACGGGACTTCTTTTTGAAAATGATAGACTGTCCGGGGTTCCGGCTGCTGCCAATGTCCATCATCTTGACATTCAATTTTTTCATACTGCAGACCCTCATACTGTTGAAATAAAAAAAGTACAGTTGCTCATTAATGCCAATCCTAAAGATTTGTGGAAAAATATTCCTTCTGATATCCATGATGAATTCTACAAGCCGGATGAAGATTCTTACAAAGGGAAGTTTTCAGATAAGAGAATTGTAGTGGTTTCAAAAAGAGGCCGTTCCCATGCCCATGAGGGCAATTTCCGGGAAGATGATTTTGCTGTCAGGAACCTTCCTGCGGACTGGAATATTATTTCTGTTGCAGACGGTGCCGGATCCGCAAAACTGGCAAGAAAAGGCTCAGAAATAGCTACGGAATCAATAAACCGGTTTTTTGACTCAACGACAATTTTGCATAAGATTGAGGAAAATATCCGGCTTCATTATTCCACAGATTATTCTCCGCAAGTACAGTATGAAGCTCATCAGAATATTGTCAGGATTTTGTATGAAGGTGTTTTAAATACCCACAATACCTTAGAAACATGGAGCTCAGAGCATGATTTTTCTTTAAGTGATCTGAATACTACCCTTATTTTTGCTTTGGTTAAAAAATTCAGTTTTGGATATGTGATTATGAGCTTTGGAGTAGGAGACTGCCCGGTTAATCTTATTGATTCTGATTTTTCCGATGTAAAACTTCTGAACCCCATGGATGTAGGGGAATTCAGTGGTGGAACCCGCTTTATTACCATGAAAGAAATTTTTAATGATCAGATTGTTTCCCGTTTCGAAATGACCCGTGTTGATGATTTTGCCTATCTTGTACTGATGACAGACGGTATTTACGATCCTAAATTTGCCACAGAAAATAAACTCGAAGATCCGGAAAGCTGGAAGGCATTCTTCAATGATCTGAACGGAAATAATGATGACCGCCGGAAAGTCGACTTTACCAACGATAAAGAAATTGATCAGCAACTTCTCCATTGGGGGGATTTCTGGAGCAGAGGAAATCATGATGACCGTACCCTGGGAATAATTTATTAA